The following proteins are co-located in the Trichomycterus rosablanca isolate fTriRos1 chromosome 14, fTriRos1.hap1, whole genome shotgun sequence genome:
- the LOC134326946 gene encoding LOW QUALITY PROTEIN: zinc finger protein 250-like (The sequence of the model RefSeq protein was modified relative to this genomic sequence to represent the inferred CDS: substituted 2 bases at 2 genomic stop codons): ECGKSFTKQSNLQQHQRVHTGEKPYHCSECGKSFAQQGTLQKHQRIHTGEKPFQCSECGSSFSRQSTLQRHQHIHTGEKPFQCSDCKKSFTQSSNLKLHQRIHTGEKPYYCSECGRSFSYSNALKVHQRIHTGXKPHHCSECGKSFIQSCDLKVHQRVHTGEKPYHCSECGKGFIQRSDLKVHQRVHTGEKPYHCLECGKSFAQQNNLQKHQRIHTGEKPYYCSECGKSFAEHSTLQKHQRIHTGEKPYYCSECGKSFAEHGALQNHQRIHTGEKPYNFTECGKSFTQSSALXVHQRIHTGEKPYHCLECGKSFTQSSVLTVHQRIHTGEKPYHCSES; encoded by the coding sequence gagtgtgggaagagttttactaagcagagtaatctccaacaacaccagcgtgttcacacaggagagaaaccatatcactgctcagagtgtggaaagagttttgctcaacagggtacccttcaaaaacaccagcgcattcacacaggagagaagccatttcagtgctcagagtgtggaagcaGTTTTTCTCGTCAGAGTACGCTccaaagacaccagcacattcacacaggagagaagccatttcAGTGCTCGGACTGtaaaaagagttttactcaaagcagTAACCTTAaattacaccagcgtattcacacaggagagaaaccgtattactgctcagagtgtgggaggagtttttcttacagtaatgctcttaaagtacaccagcgtattcacactggaTAAAAGccacatcactgctcagagtgtggaaagagtttcatTCAAAGttgtgaccttaaagtacaccagcgtgttcacactggagagaagccctatcactgctcagagtgtggaaagggtTTTATTCAAAgaagtgaccttaaagtacaccagcgtgttcacactggagagaagccgtatcactgcttagagtgtggaaagagttttgctcaacagaataaccttcaaaaacaccagcgtattcacacaggagagaaaccatattactgctcagagtgtggaaagagttttgctgaacatagtacccttcaaaaacaccagcgtattcacacaggagagaaaccatattactgctcagagtgtggaaagagttttgctgaacatggtgcccttcaaaaccaccagcgtattcacacaggagagaaaccgtataacttcactgagtgtggaaaaagttttactcaaagtagtgccctttaagtacatcagcgcattcacacaggagagaaaccgtatcactgcttagagtgtggaaagagttttactcaaagtagtgtccttacagtacaccagcgtattcacacaggagagaagccgtatcactgctcagagagt